CCTGTCAGACAACTGTCTCGAAGTTATCGCCGAAATGGCCGATTACCTGAATTAAGGAGCGCATTATGGGCATTCTCAACAAAATTCTGACCGCCTTTCGCGGTGGCGCCAACGAAATTGGCCAAAACATTGTCGACGCTAACTCGACCCGTATTTTTGAGCAGGAAATTCGCGACGCCGAAAAGCACCTGACCAAAGCCAAGCGTGATCTCACCGACGTCATGGCCAAAGAAATGGCTGCCGCCCGTGAAGTTGACCGCTTGAAGCGCACCATTGCTGAGCATGAAGGCTATGCGACCCAGGCGCTGGAAAAAGGCAATGAGGCACTGGCTCTGGAAGTGGCCGAAAAGATTGCCCAGCTCGAGCAGGAACTGGCCGAGCAACAATCTGCCAATGAGGCCTTCTCCAATAACGCCGCCAAGCTAAAAGAGCTGGTGAAGAAAACCGAGCGTCAGTTGGCCGATTATCAGCGTCAACTGTCGATGGTAAAAACCACCGAAAGCGTGCAAAAAGCCACCGCCTCCATCACAGACTCTTTTGCCTCAAGCAACTCCAAGCTGCTGAATGCCAAAGAGTCGCTAGAGCGTATCAAGGCCCGTCAGCAACAGTTTGATGACCGCATGAAGGCCGCAGAAACCCTCGAGAGTGAAAACAGTGACAAGTCACTGGCTGCCAAACTGGCTGAAGCCGGCATCGGCGAGCAAAAGAGCGATGCCAATGCAGTGCTTGAAAGGCTTAAAGCCCGTAAAGGCTAATCGCCTCGATACATACAACACCCGGGCCAAACGGCGCCGGGTGTTTGCGTTTGTTCTGTACCACCCGTTATGCACATCTTCCGCGCACGGAGCTCTGACATGAGTTTTTTCAAAAGCCTTTTCGGTGACAAGCCGGTTCCCCCCAGAGTCATTAAGCACCCCAAAGAGCTGAAAAAAGGCGATATTATCAGCCTGGACAACGACTTTGGCCTGCCAAAGCAACTCCGTGGCCAGTCGTTGGAAGTGATTGCGGTCAATACCTATGAGTTTGAGCGCAGTCAGGAAACCGAATGGCAGCTCAAAGGGGCCGGTGGCGATACCCTCTACATGGGTCTGGTAGATGACGATGAGCCAGCGCTGTGCTTCAGCTTCAAGATACAGCGTGGTGACGTAGAAACCCTGTTTGACCTGGATGCCTTCAGCGATATTTTTGAAGAAGATTGCAAGGCAAGCCTCTCGACGCAGCAGGTTCCATCTCATCTTGAGCAATGGGTTGCAAATCAATACCATGAGGTTGTATTTGCTCAATTCGGTTACTTTCACCGCGAAGACTATCGGGGTCTTAAACCACCTCAGGATGCGAACGGTGCCACGGGAGAGCCCTTTGAGCGCTATCTGTTGGAAGATGCGAGCGAAACCTATTCGGTGGAAGTGGAAGTGTTCGAAGGCGGAGAGACAGACGTGCTCGTCGGCCTGACAAAGCCCCTTGGGATTATTCGAGAGTACTGGCCAGGAACCCCATCATGACCAAGACTAAACACCCGCTGCCGGAAACCTGGCTGCAAAATCAAAAGGCCGCCAAGGCGACTCAGGTTGCCTTCGATTTGGACGAAAAATTTCAGTACCAGATCCGCAAAGCCGCCCTGGATGCCAATCGCAGCCCATCGGATCAAATTCGCTCCATCCTGGGCCTGCCGGTTGCCAAGCGGCCGACCCGTCCCAGGCTCACAGTATCACTGAGTCCCGAGGACTATGTTCGACTGGCCGAAAAATACGGATTGAGTGCCGACTGTCAGCTTGAAATTAAAAAGCGGGTACTGGAAGACCTGGTCAATTTTGTTTCTGAAAACTGAGTAACAGCCCATTAAAGGCTCGGGGGAGTCGGATGCCGGAACATACAAACATGCACGTAAAACCCAATAAAAGCCCACAGCCGATAGAACTGGCGATGATGCTCCTGTCCTTGCTGGCCGTGATTGTGGTCCTGGTGATGACCTTTGGTCGCCTCGATGCCGAAACCTATCGGCTGCTGCTTTTTATCGATACCGGCATTTGCAGTATTTTTCTGCTGCACTTTTTTGTTGGGCTTTTTAAAGCTGCCAATAAATGGCACTTCATCCGGGATCACTGGATTGACTTTGTCGCCAGCATCCCGGCCATCGAAGCCCTCAGGTTCGCCCGTCTGTTTCAAATTCTAAGGGTCATCCGACTTATTCGCATGAGTCGCTCCCTTTTGGCTCACATGCTCAGACAAAGACGCCAGGCAACGCTGGCGAGCCTCTTGGTGGCATTGGTTACCATTCTGACCCTGTCCTCTGTGGCCATCTTATTGGTGGAGTCCCCAGCTGACGGCTCAAACATACTCACCGCCGAGCAGGCTATCTGGTGGGCCATGGTGACCATCTCTACCGTGGGTTATGGCGATCATTATCCTGTCACCACCGCCGGGCACATAGTCGGCTCCATGGTCATCGTCTGTGGTGTCAGCTTTTTCGGTATTATTTCGGGCTATATGGCTTCGGTATTTGTTGCGCCGGACGAGGAAGAGCGACAGGAGGCCCAGACCGAAAATATTCGCCATGAGCTGGAAGCGGCGCTCAGGCGCATGGAAGACAATCAGGCCAACATGCTGAGGGAAATGGCCGCGCTCAAACATGCACTCAAAGAAGCCAGGTATACGCCGGCCCAGGAAGGCGCCGATAACAAACAAGCGGAGCAATGACTCTTCGTCTTTAAAGACTTGCTGATAATGAATAAAAACGCCCGACTTACCCGGGCGTTTTCGTTTCTATGCATGCTCAGAATCAAATCACCCGCCTTATCGGGCTATTTGGGACATCATCGACCCACACATGAATCAGGTCTGCCAGTAAGGCAATTGGGTTAATGCCGAGCGGCGGCTCTGCTCCAGTGCATGCATCAGGCTCAAGGACTTATCATCGAGCCACTCCTGCATCTCGGTAGCGGGGCCAGCCAACTCCCCGAGCAGAACATAAGCTCTCAGGGTATCTATGCCGCGACGCAGGTCCTGCCAGGGTGCCCGGTACTGATGCCTGGCATCGCTGCTGTAGAGCTCACCATAGGCAAGCCCCACCAGCAGCGCTTCATCGAGGGCACTGCCTAAACGCAAAAAGTCACAGGCTCTTGGACTCTCTGAACCCTGTTCTGGCATCAAGCCCTGAATGCTTTCCCGGGATGCCTGCTGCAGGGCATCTGCCACCTGACGAAGCCCGGTTTCGGCCATCGATTTGGGCGACATCAATATGCGAACCAGCGCTAACTGCACCCGGCCGTATGCTGGCATGCGCCAAAGCGCTTGCAGTCGTTCGGTCGATGGCTGAGCGCCGAGACGCGCCTGTGCCTCCTGCTGCCAGTGCAGTGCATCTTTACGCCGCCCAAGCAACGAATCCCGGTTTTCCGCAATAAAGGTAAGCGCAATAAGCTCGTCCACAAACCCAAAGGCCTGACGAATGTCGTTGAAGCCTGCCTCAAGCTCGGGCGTTAACAGAGTAAACTGTCGGCAGCTGGCTTCAAGCAGTCCAATGCAGGTACGCATCCTTAACCAAAGCGAAGCGCTGCCATTGGGATCGTCCACGGATTGCCCCAGCAGGTCTTCCAACAATTGCCAACGTTCGAGGGCGGTTTCCAGTAAGGTCGTCAGGGCGTGCTCGGCACTGTCGTCAGGGTCAAGCGGAATGGTTTCAAGCGCCTGGGGAGCCGCTTTGGTCGCCATTCCGGCGAGTCGATAACCGCGCTGCGCCTTACTGGCCTTCCCCAAACGTAAAGGGATGGTGTTTGCGAGCTCTGCAGCCAAATCAAGGAGAGCCAAAGGCTCGCCGGCCATCAGTTCAAACTCCAGCTCACACAGGGGCTCTTCGTTACCCGCAGCGCAAATCAGCCCCTGATCCAGGGCGATTTCGATGCGATTGCGGCCTTCTTCCACCAACCAGGTGAGACGTCTGAAATCGGTATTGAAAATACAGGCAAGCTCGGCCTGCGTTTCATTCAGGTTTGCGCCTTCAGGCCAAATATGTTCAGGAAACAGAGACAATACAGGTGAATCAGCCTCGATATCGACGTTATATTCGGGCCGGGTATGAATACCGCCTACCACCTTGCCTGCGGTCTTGATGGTTTGCTCGCGCTTGCCATTGCGACCACGCACCCTGAGGCCCATATCCCACTGACGCAGCTGCATGTCGGGAGTATCAAAGTATCCGTTGCTCAACTTTGCATCGTCGCGGATACTGTGCGTAAATCTGTTATTGAGTGCCTGAATGAGGCTATCTTTATATTCGGGAAGGAAAAAAAGCTTGAGTTCTATCTCGGCTTCCATTGAAAAGGACCCTGGAGTTCATCAAAAATTCATCAAACTGACACCTAAGCGTCATAATGTCATACTGTTGTCACAATTCTTCAGTATGATGCGCGCCGTGGGTTAGGTTATAACCCGATAGTATAAAGACTTGCGTTTTTTAGGTAAAAACACAGTTTCAATACGTGGACGCTTGGGTTACCATGCGCCCGCAATTTCCAATAGTGGAATAACCTACATAGGTAAACGGCTATGCCAGTAAACTCCATTTTGGGCGTGTTTGCAAAATCGCCAATCAAGCCGCTGCAAGAGCACATCGATAAAGTGCACGAGTGCGCCAACTTCCTCATCCCCTTCTTCGAAGCCACTACTTCAGGAGATTGGGATACAGCCACAGAGCTTCGCAAGCAAATCAACAAAGCAGAAAAAGAAGCGGACGCCCTTAAGCGTGAAATCCGTTTGACCCTGCCCGGTGGTTTGTTCATGCCTGTAGAACGGACTGACCTGCTGGAGCTTTTGACCCAGCAAGACAAGATTGCCAATAAAACAAAAGACATCTCCGGCCGCATCATAGGCCGTAACCTCGTCATTCCTGCACCTATCCAGGAACCTTTTATGGCTTACCTCAAGCGTTGTCTGGACGCTGTGGCCATGGCCAAAGAAGCTATCAACGAACTCGACGAACTGCTTGAAGCCGGTTTCCGTGGTCGTGAAGTCGCCCTGGTAGAAAAAATGGTCAGTGAACTCGATGCCATCGAAGAAGATACTGACGCACTGCAAATCACCGTACGCCGCGGTCTCTATGCCGTTGAAGCAGGCATGAGCGCCGTTGATGTGATGTTCCTTTATAAGATCATCGAGTGGGTTGGCGACTTGGCCGATCTCTCAGAGCGTGTCGGTTCCCGCCTTGAGCTGATGTTGGCTCGCGTATAACGAAGGTTATAAAAAATGGTTGATATATTTGTCACCTATGGCCCGTGGCTGATTGCCATCGCGGCCGCATTCGGTTTCCTGATGGCTTGGGGTATCGGCGCCAATGACGTAGCCAACGCCATGGGAACCTCGGTTGGCTCCAATGCCATTACCATCAAGCAGGCGATCATCATTGCGATGATTTTCGAATTTGCCGGCGCTTATCTGGCCGGTGGTGAAGTAACCAGTACCATACGTAACGGCATTATTGATGCCAGCTACTTTACCGAAGTACCGCACCTGCTTGTGTATGGCATGATAGCCGCACTGCTGGCGGCGGGTATTTGGTTGGTTGTAGCCTCTGCGCTGGGCTGGCCCGTGTCTACCACCCACTCAATCGTGGGCGCCATCATCGGCTTCGCCGCTGTGGGTGTCGGCTCTGAAGCCGTTGCCTGGGGTAAGGTAACCGGTATCGTGGGTTCCTGGATTGTAACCCCCGCCATCTCCGGCTTTATCGCCTTCCTGATTTTCCAAAGTGCCCAGAAGCTGATTTTCAACACCGATAACCCGCTGGAAAACGCCAAGCGTTACGTGCCGTTTTACATGGCACTGGCCGGTTTTGTGATGTCACTGGTCACCATCAAGAAGGGGCTGAAGCACGTAGGTCTGCACTTCTCTCCTTTGGAAGCCTACGCACTGGCCATCGCCATCGGTATCGCCGTTGCCATTGTGGGTAAACTCTTTATCGGCCGCCTGAAAATGGCTGAAAAAGCTGACCGCCACACCCAGTTTGCCAACGTGGAAAAAGTGTTTGCCGTGCTGATGGTGGTTTCTGCCTGTTGTATGGCCTTTGCCCACGGCTCAAACGACGTAGCCAACGCCATCGGCCCTCTGGCTGCCGTCGTGTCTGTGGTTAACAGCGGTGGTGAGATTGCCTCCAAGTCTGCACTGGTATGGTGGATTTTGCCTCTGGGCGCCTTCGGTATCGTGTTTGGTCTGGCAATTTTCGGTAAGCGCGTGATGCAAACCATTGGTAAAAACATCACTCACCTGACCCCAAGCCGTGGCTTTGCTGCCGAGCTGGCTGCCGCCTCTACCGTGGTAATTGCCTCGGGTACAGGTTTGCCAATCTCCACCACCCAGACTCTGGTGGGTGCGGTATTGGGTGTAGGCATGGCACGTGGTATCGCTGCGATTAACATCGGTGTGGTACGTAACATCGTTGTCAGCTGGGTAGTCACCCTGCCAGCAGGTGCCGGCTTGTCCATCATCTTCTTCTACATCATCTGGGGTGTGTTCGGCGGATAAGCAATTGAACAGCTTAAACCACTGACAACAAGCCAAAAACAAGAGGGAAGTCGCGAGACTTCCCTCTTGCATTGGCGCCGCCAAATCCCTAGCATGGTGGCACACTTTTGCTGATGGGATGTAATCTGTGTTCAGACCCTTGTTTCTTGCCGGAGCCCTGCTCCTCTCCCCGGCCCTGTTGGCTGAAAATCTGCCGCGCTATATTTCCGACGACATCTACATTTACCTGCATAATGGCCCGGGCAACGAGTACCGCATTCTGGGCAGCATCAACGCAGGCACCCAGGTGTCTTTCACCGGCAAAACCTCGGGTGACTTTTCAGAAATCGTCGACCATCGTGGCCGTGATGGCTGGGTTCGCAGTGATGCTCTGAGCAGTGACAAGAGCCTGAAACAAAAGCTGGAAGAGGCAGTGAAAGCGCTGGAAGACAATCGTGCCGAACTCGCTGCCGTGCGGGAAGAATTCAAAGACGCCGATGGCACCATCCGTGGTCTGCGTGAGCAGCTTGCCAAGGCCGATGAGCTGGTGAGAACCGCCATCACCGACAAGGACAATGCCGAAGCCGCAAGAGCGCAGGCAGAATCCGAAATGCAGTCGCTGAAAAACAACGAGCGTTTCCGCCTGTGGCAGGAGGGTGGCCTTATTGCCGCGCTCGGTATTCTGGTGGGAGTCATTCTGGTGTATCTACCCCGTCCGCAAAGGCGCCGAAGCGGCCGCTGGATGAACTGATATCGGCCCAAGGCCCCATTGATTTCAAACAGTGGGGCCTTGTCAATTGGGCGTTACGCACGCTTATCCCAATCCAAATCAAACAATCTTCACATTCCCTCCCCATCCAGTGTCGCCGATCACATTTTGCATGTATAATTTGCGCGCCCGAGACGTCAAATTGTATACAAAATGAAATAAAGGCGTCCGCCGGAGCGTCGGCCACCCCCAGTGAGCGTGCCCGATACCCCCTTAACCGGCCCAGATGGAAAGATAACTATGTTCAAAGCGAGTGAAGTACTGGCAGGTCGTTACGACAACGCCAATCTCGACGAATTGTTCAGTCTGATCAGTCAAAACTACATCGTTGATGAGGAAGCCTACCTCAAAGAACTGATTGCGCTGGTTCCGTCGAGCGACGAAGAAATCGCGCGCATCACCAGCCGTGCCCACGACCTGGTGGCCAAGGTTCGCCAATACGAGAAGAAAGGTTTGATGGTTGGCATCGATGCCTTCCTGCAGCAGTACTCCCTGGAAACCCAGGAAGGCATTATCCTCATGTGTCTGGCCGAGGCCCTGCTGCGTATTCCCGATGCCGAAACCGCCGATGCCCTGATTGCCGACAAGCTGTCCGGTGCCAAGTGGGATGAGCACATGTCCAAGAGCGACTCTGTGCTGGTAAACGCCTCCACCTGGGGCTTGATGCTGACCGGTAAAATCGTCCAGCTCGACAAGAATCTCGACGGCACCCCAAGCAACCTGCTGAGCCGCCTGGTAAACCGTCTGGGTGAGCCTGTTATCCGTCAGGCCATGTACGCCGCCATGAAAATCATGGGCAAGCAGTTCGTACTGGGTCGTACCATCGAAGAAGGCCTGAAAAACGCCGCCGACAAGCGTAAGCTGGGTTACACCCACTCCTACGACATGCTGGGCGAAGCCGCCCTGACCATGAAGGACGCTGACAAGTATTATCGCGATTACGCCAATGCCATTGAGGCACTGGGTACGGCCAAGTTCGATGAGAGCGAAGCCCCGCGCCCCACTATTTCCATCAAGCTCTCAGCCCTGCACCCACGCTACGAAGTGGCCAATGAAGACAGGGTAATGACCGAGCTGTATGGCACCCTGATCAAACTTATCGGGCAGGCACGTCGTCTGAACGTGGGTATCCAGATTGATGCCGAAGAAGTGGACCGTCTCGAACTGTCACTGAAACTCTTCAAGAAGCTGTACCAGTCTGACGCCGCCAAGGGTTGGGGTTTACTGGGTATTGTGGTGCAGGCTTACTCCAAGCGCGCCCTGCCGGTACTCATGTGGCTGACCCGCCTTGCCAAAGAACAGGGCGATGAAATCCCGCTGCGTCTGGTGAAAGGCGCCTATTGGGACAGCGAGCTCAAGTGGGCCCAACAGGCCGGTGAAGCGGGCTATCCGCTGTTCACCCGCAAGGCTGCCACCGATGTGTCTTACCTTGCCTGTGCCCGTTACCTGCTGTCTGAAGCGACCCGCGGCGTAATCTATCCGCAGTTTGCCAGCCACAACGCCCAGACTGTTGCCGCCATCACCGCCATGGTGGGCGATCGCAAGTTTGAATTCCAGCGTTTGCACGGCATGGGACAGGAACTCTATGACACTGTGCTGGCCGAAGCGGCCGTACCCACAGTGCGCATCTACGCCCCGATTGGTGCCCACAAGGACCTGCTGCCCTACCTGGTGCGTCGTCTGCTGGAAAACGGTGCCAACACCTCATTTGTACACAAACTGGTGGATCCCAAGACGCCCATCGAGTCGCTGGTGACCCATCCGCTGAAAACCCTGCAAGGCTACAAGACCCTGGCAAACAACAAAATAGTTAAGCCCGCCGATATCTTCGGTGCTGAGCGCAAAAATTCCAAGGGACTCAATATGAACATCATTTCCGAATCCGAGCCATTCTTCGCGGCCCTGGAAAAATTCAAGGACACCCAGTGGAGCGCAGGCCCGCTGGTCAACGGTGAGACCCTGTCGGGTGAAGTGCGTGACGTGGTCAGCCCCTACAACACCACCCTGAAAGTGGGCCAGGTCGCCTTCGCAAGCGAAGCAGCCATCGAGCAGGCCATTGCCGGTGCCGACAAGGCATTTGCCAGTTGGTGCCGCACCCCGGTTGAGACCCGCGCCAATGCCCTGCAAAAGCTTGCGGATCTGCTGGAAGAAAACCGCGAAGAGCTGATTGCCCTGTGTACCCGCGAAGCCGGCAAGAGCATCCAGGACGGTATCGACGAAGTGCGCGAAGCAGTGGACTTCTGCCGTTACTACGCGGTGCAGGCCAAGAAGATGATGAGCAAGCCCGAGCTGCTGCCAGGCCCAACAGGTGAGCTGAACGAGCTGTTCCTGCAGGGTCGTGGCGTGTTTGTGTGTATCAGCCCATGGAACTTCCCACTGGCCATCTTCCTTGGTCAGGTAGCCGCCGCACTGGCAACCGGTAACACTGTCATTGCCAAGCCAGCAGAGCAAACCTGCCTGATTGGTTTCCGCGCCGTACAGCTGGCCCATGAGGCAGGTATTCCAAAAGATGTACTGCAATTCCTGCCCGGCACAGGTGCCCTTGTGGGTGCCAAGCTGACCTCAGATGAGCGTATCGGCGGCGTGTGCTTTACCGGCTCTACCACCACTGCCAAGGTCATCAACCGTGCCCTGGCCGGTCGTGATGGCGCCATCATTCCGCTGATTGCCGAAACCGGTGGTCAGAACGCCATGGTGGTTGACTCCACCAGCCAGCCTGAGCAGGTGGTGAACGATGTGGTATCTTCCGCATTCACCAGCGCCGGTCAGCGCTGCTCTGCACTGCGGGTGCTCTATTTGCAGGAAGACATCGCCGAGCGCGTACTGGACGTGCTCAAGGGTGCTATGGATGAACTGACCCTGGGTAACCCAGGTTCGGTGAAAACCGACGTGGGCCCTGTGATTGATGCCGCTGCCAAGGCCAACCTGAATGCCCATATCGACCATATCAAGCAGGTGGGTCGTCTCATTCACCAACTGAGCCTGCCGGAAGGTACCGAAAACGGTCACTTCGTGGCGCCAACCGCGGTGGAAATCGACTCCATCAAGGTACTGACCAAAGAAAACTTCGGTCCTATCCTGCACGTGGTGCGCTACAAGGCTGCCGATCTGCAGAAGGTTATCGATGACATCAACTCTACCGGTTTCGGTCTGACCCTGGGCATCCACAGCCGCAACGAGGGCCATGCCCTGGAAGTGGCCGACAAGGTGAACGTGGGTAACGTGTACATCAACCGCAACCAGATTGGTGCCGTGGTTGGCGTGCAGCCATTCGGTGGTCAGGGCCTGTCCGGCACTGGTCCAAAAGCTGGCGGTCCACACTACCTGACCCGTTTTGTGACCGAGAAGACCCGCACCAACAACATTACCGCCATCGGTGGTAATGCGACCCTGCTGTCTCTGGGCGACGCCGACTGATAGTCGACTCCCCTTAAAAAAGCCGGGCTATTGCCCGGCTTTTTTGTGCCCCTTGCACGCCGGCGTCATTGGCTATACTTGATTAACCCCGATTATGACCGCCATCAGAGGAACAGCCCAATGAGCGATAAACTGCTGACACTGGACGAAGTTGCCAAGCTGCTCGATAAATCTGCCGTCACCATCAAACGCTACGCCAGGGAACACCTGCTGACCAATGTCGGCGAAGGCGATGAGCTTATGTTCAGGGAAGAGGAAGTGATGCGCTATCTGGAGTTTTCCAAACGCCTGGGTTAGCCGGGCTGAAGCCGACACTGCCCGGGAGTAAACCGGGAATACTGCATCATCTTAAGAACACAACCTTATGAGTTCGAATAAAAAAACAGGGCCAAAGCTGCCCTGTTTTTTTCGACTGCCCCTTACTCTCGGCAAAGGGACAGAGCCCGGTATTCCGGATGCTGAGCCACCAGGGCCTCGTGGCTGCCACTGGCCCGCACCCGGCCATTTTCCAGGATATGAATCGCATCCATCTCCGTCATGGCGGTGAGCCTGTGACTTATCATCACCAGGGTTTTGTCTTTGGCGTGCTCAAACAGGAGGGCCAGCATTTGCCGCTCGGTGCGCCGGTCAAGGCCTTCTGTGGGTTCGTCCAGCAGTAAAATGGGGCTGTCTTTCAAGAGTGCTCGGGCAATGCCGATGCGGCGGGTCTCACCGCCCGAGAGCAAGCGTCCGCCTTCGCCAATCCACTGCTTGAGCCCGTCGCTGCCCTCGGCCAAATAACCCAGCCCTACCCGTTCCAGCACCTGCATCAGCGCCACATCGGTGGGCGGTGTCTCACAGGCCATGGCAAGGTTGTCCTTTAGGGTACCGGCGAAGAGATGCACCCGCTGGCTCACCACTGTGATGGCGGAGCGCAGGGCTTTTTCAGTGACATCCTGAATGTCTGTCTCCCCCACCAGAATGCGCCCCGAGTCGGGGTTATATCCCCGGGTCAGCAGGGTAAAGAGACTGGATTTGCCCACCCCGGTTTTGCCGAGCACTGCCACCCTGCTCCCCTGGCGGATTCGCAGAGAAAACTGTGACAGCACCGGATGCCGGGGTTGGTAACCAAACTCGATGTCTTCGAAATAGATATCCCCGGCAGGCAGCTGCGCTTTATCGCCAAACGCGATATCGCTTTTCTTGTCGATAATGTCATTGACTCTGTCGCCCGCAGCAAGACACCCCGCCAGCTGACTGAACGCCCCAGCGAGCGGCATCAGCATTTCCATCACTGCCAGACTGGCAAAGAGCACCATGGCCGCCAACGGCCCGGGGGGCACCCTGTCGCCGACACCGCTCGATGCCATGACCAACATCAGCAGGATGAGCACGCCATGCACCAGCACCAGCACCGCCTGCGACAGCCCCTGCAGGCTTGCCATGGTGCGCTGCGAACGTTGCCATTGCTGCTCGGTAAGGTCCAGATCATGACGATACTTATCCAACGCCCCAAACAGCCACAGCTCTGCCAGCCCGCCCAAAAACTCCAGGGACTGCACCCGGTAGCGGCGCTTTTCATTGACGACCGCCACGGCGC
The window above is part of the Shewanella litorisediminis genome. Proteins encoded here:
- the cydC gene encoding heme ABC transporter ATP-binding protein/permease CydC, with the translated sequence MNLIKLFLPLLRRQWLMMFTGLLLAFITLVAGIGLLSLSGWFLSATAVAGLSLATAQAFNFFTPAGGVRFLSIARTASRYGERLATHEATFRLLTELRVKVWRALMPLADKDLAGLRQSELLNRLVADIDTLDHLYLRLLVPMGAFVAVLLALFAFIGWFDSRLAMLLCGGVLLALCCIPLSFYLLGRSSAVAVVNEKRRYRVQSLEFLGGLAELWLFGALDKYRHDLDLTEQQWQRSQRTMASLQGLSQAVLVLVHGVLILLMLVMASSGVGDRVPPGPLAAMVLFASLAVMEMLMPLAGAFSQLAGCLAAGDRVNDIIDKKSDIAFGDKAQLPAGDIYFEDIEFGYQPRHPVLSQFSLRIRQGSRVAVLGKTGVGKSSLFTLLTRGYNPDSGRILVGETDIQDVTEKALRSAITVVSQRVHLFAGTLKDNLAMACETPPTDVALMQVLERVGLGYLAEGSDGLKQWIGEGGRLLSGGETRRIGIARALLKDSPILLLDEPTEGLDRRTERQMLALLFEHAKDKTLVMISHRLTAMTEMDAIHILENGRVRASGSHEALVAQHPEYRALSLCRE